Sequence from the Seonamhaeicola sp. ML3 genome:
ACATCATCTGTCGCCAAATCGTTATCTAATGTTGGCACAACTTTTAAGGTGCTGTATAATCTTTTAATAGTTTCTGGTTCCCCATAAACAAAATGCCAAAACTTTAAATCCTCGTAGTGACTTATTTCCTGTCTCAGTTTATTTGCCGTAATCTCAGCGCCTGTTGGCAACACAATCACCACTTGAAACTTTTTAAATCCCTTAAACTTGTCGTAAACCAGTTCTTTTAGATTAGAGGCCGCTGTTGTTTTATTCATGGGATTGTTTCCAAAGAACCCTAAAACCGTTATATGGTCTTTAAGCTGAATGGGCGTATCGCTATTTGAAGTAAACGCCTTTAATTCAATGACATCTTCATTAACAATATCCAGTGGTGTATAGTTGTGAGTGGCAGGATAGAGTAGTAACAAAAAGGTTACGGGCAAAAAAAACAATACTACTAAAACTGTATATCTACCTACTTTCTTTAAATCCATTAAACTAGATTTTATAAAACTATGCAAAAATAAAAAAGGTGGTTCTTAAAAACCACCTTTTAAACTATATTTTAACAGGTTTCCCTGTGTTAAAAATCTCTTTTTATAAAGCCGTCTTTGTAAACACTAAATACATAACCTCCTTCTTGTAAAAGAATAAAGATTAAATAAATAATCAAGAATATTCCTGTCCAGACTACAGCACGTCTTAGACCTGCAGTTTCATCGCGCATGTGCATGAAATCCCAAGTAATGTAATACGCCTTAACAATTGTTAGGATAATGAATATCCAGTTAAGTAATTTCATTCCTAAAAAAGAAACCATTAAGCTTTCTGGCTTAATTATACCCAAAACAACTTCTACAGCTGTTACAATAGACAATAGTATTAGTACTCCCCAAATTTTTTGGGTATTGCTCTTAAACTTTATTAGACCTCTTAATATTGCTAAATTATGTCCGTGTCCCATGATATATCTTAAAATCTATATTTATTAAACTAGGTAGAAGAATGTAAATACAAATACCCAAACTAAATCTACAAAGTGCCAGTACAATCCAACTTTTTCAACCATCTCGTAGCTCTTACGACGTTCGTAAGTTCCTAGTACCACATTAAAGAAGATGATAATATTAATTACCACACCAGAAAATACGTGAAAACCATGGAAACCAGTTATGAAGAAAAAGAAATCTGCAAATAAAGGCGACCCGTATTCGTTAGCATGAAGGTTGGCACCTTCAACGATAACTTTTCCGTTTTCTTTTATTTGCTTAATAGATTCAGCTCTCGATAAAACTGTTTTCTCGCCTTCTTCGTTAATAATTTGTGTTCTTACCAATATATTTTCGTTGGCCTCTAAACCGTGAAGCACTTCGTCTACTGTGTAAGTTGGCAAGCTGCCTTCAGAAGTAAACCACAAGCCTTTGTCACGCGTGTTTTGCACTCTTTCTTTGTGAGCATCTGCTATTGCAAAATCCCTAAGAGCAACCCTTTCACCTTCAGTATCTACAAACTGTAAAATATTACCACCTTTGGTTTGTACAGCGCCATAATCTCCTTTAATGAATGTATTCCATTCCCAAGCCTGAGAGCCTACGAATATTAAACCTCCTATTATGGTTAAGAACATGTAAATGGTTACTTTTGCTTTGTTCATGTGGTGACCAGCATCTACCGCCAATACCATAGTTACAGACGACATAATAAGAACAAACGTCATAAATGCCACATAGTACATAGGAGCATCTACACCATGTAAGAAAGGAAAGTGGGTAAACACCTCATCGGCAATTGGCCATTCTTTGATGAATTTAAACCTTGAAAAACCATAGGCTGCTAAAAAGCCCGAAAATGTTAATGCATCTGAAACGATGAAAAACCACATCATCATTTTACCGTAACTCGCCTTTAGCGGCTGGTTACCGCCTCCCCAAGTTTTTCCTTCTGCTTCAGCATTTACAACTGTAGTACTCATATATAAGGTTGTTATTTAAAAAAGTTGCACAAAAATAATCATTTTATTCATGTAACGAAACAGAACCTCTAAATTTTAAACTATGATAAAAATCAGTTTCAAAAAAATTAGAAATACGCTAATTAATTTCGTTAAATTTTAAGAATCCTTAACGTACAAAATACAAGAACAAGAATAGGTAAACCCAGAGCACGTCTACAAAGTGCCAAAAAATGGCCGACAACTCGAAACCTAGCATTTGCTCTGCTGTATACTTTTGTTTAAAATGATTATAAATTACCACCAATAAACTGATAATACCGGCTGCTACATGCATAATATGCACCACTGCAATGAGGTAAATATAAGACATGGTTACATTACTGGTAGGTCCTGTAAAATTGTATCCTAAGTCTATTATTTGCTGAAAGCCCTTAAATTGAAACACTATAAAGAAAACACCTAAAGTTAAGGTTAACAACAACCATATGGTTGTTGCCGCCCTATTTCCTTGCTTTAAGGTTTTCTTTGCTGCAATAAAGGCAAAACTGCTAATAATGATAAGCACCGTGCTGGTAATAAAGGCATTTGGCAATTGAAAATCCTTTAACCAATCTGGCCTTGAGCTACTTACCAAAAAAGCACTGGTCCATCCCATAAAGGACATAATTAACGAAATGATACCGAACCAAAGCATCATTTTTTTTGCCCTAGCTTGCTTTTCTTGAGGTGTTCCTTGAGTTAAATCCATGGTTATCTTATAAATTTATCAACTACATATACTATTTGAACAAGTGTTATATAGAGCACACTGGCAAGCATTAATTGCCTGGCCGCTTTGGCGGTCATTTCCTTGAATAGCTTGACAGCATAACTTAACATTCCTAAACCTAGCGCAAAAACAGTAATAGCCGCTACAACAGATAATTGTAACTTACCCGTAAACCCAAAAACAGGAATAATAGATACAATAATCGTCCAAATGGTGTACATAATGGTTTGTACCGTTGTACCTTTATCTTGCTTACCTGTAGGAAGCATTTTAAACCCTGCTTTTTCGTAATCCTCAAATAAAAACCAGCCTATGGCCCAGAAATGCGGAAACTGCCAAAAGAACTGCAGCGCAAATAAAGTTCCGGGTTCTATCCCAAAGTCATCGGTTGCAGCTACCCAACCCAACATAAACGGTATTGCTCCTGGAATGGCACCCACAAATACTGCAATGGGCGTCATTGTTTTTAGTGGGGTATAGGCACAGGTATATAAAAATATAGATATGGCACCAAACATTGCTGTTTGTTTGTTTATGGTGTATAGAATTATAATGCCCAGTATGGTGAAAATGGAAGAGATTACAAATGCCGAATTCACAGACATTCTACCCGACGGAATTGGCCTGTTTTTAGTACGCTTCATTAAAGCATCTAAATCCTTCTCTATAATTTGATTGAAGCCGTTGGAAGCACCCACCATAAAATACCCACCAAAAGCAAGTAATATGAGTGTTTGAATATCTATGGTTTCTACACCTAACAAATAACCAGCAAGCGAGGAGAAAACGACGCTCAATGACAAACGCATTTTTGTAATTTCCTTAAAATCTGAAATTACCGAAGGTGTTGCTACTGAAGATTTTGACCTACCCAATGCGATATCATGTTTTGCGAGTGCAAAGATACGCCATAATAGCTTTTTGGCAATGGGTTTGTAAAAATAAACCATCATGATTTTAAAATCCATAGTTTTAAACAAAATGGTGAAATTCTTTTCAACTGCAGGTTGTTATTATTGCGAAGACAGGAATCCTAGAGCAAAACTAGATTCCGAAACAAGTGCGGTACTTTAAAGATTAGGTAATTATATTGAAAAAAGTTTATAAGAACTATAGTATTACATGGCATTCTCCTTTAACTTGAAACTAAAAAAGCCACTTTAAAAAAGTGGCTTTACAAAAAGAAATAATCTTTACCTTAAATCTATTTTTACTCAATTACTATTTGATGGGTTTCCTCTTCACCATTGGCATTAATTTTAAGAATATATGTGCCCTTCTTGAGCTTTGATACATCAATAAGAGTTTCATCATCCATTTGCCCAGATATCACCAAGTTACCGCTAAAGTCAAAAAGCCTGTAAGTGTTTACACTTCGAGAACTTGTGACCATAGCACTTCTGTTCATTGCAGAAAACTCAAAAGGGCTACTTGCAAAATCTTTTGAAGTTTGCGTATTCATGATGGTTAATGTACTTGATGTTGGATTAGGATAAGCCCTAAACATACCTGGATTACTGCAATCTTGATATGATACAAAATAATGAAACCATGGTGACCAACCACAGGAATTTTTAAACCTGATTTCAAATTGGTAGGTTCCGGGGATTAGATTGGGCATAACACCTTCTATGGGATTATTATTAGAAGTTTTTAATGAAGAAATATAGGTATAAGTTGAACTGCCCCATAACTTAATTTTATACTCATAATTTATGGTACCGTTGGCACCATTTAAACTAAACCTATACCTATTATCGTTATGATAAGAGCAAAGATAACCCATAGCCCCTGTGTTAAGGTTATAAAACTCTATAAAACTGGCTAATTGCGGTGCCCCTACCCAAATTTCCTTTTCTATGGTTTCACTAAAACTACATCGATTACTGGATAAAGTACCTTGTAAAATTAATTTTCCGGTGGAATTTAAGTTATTTGTTGTTAAACTTACCGTTTGAGTATTGTTCCCATTGAGACTCGCTAAATGACCTCCAGATAAAATTTGCCAAAAATAGCTTTCTGCTCCAGCCGTTAAACTATAATTATTAGTAACACCATTACACAAAAAACTATTCCCTGACATATTTATACTAGCTCCACAAGCAAAAGCACAGGACTCTGATACAGGTGTATCGGTAAGCTCAGACATTAACCAATTACTGTTGTTTAATGTAAATTGGATATGCTGTTCACTTGTTAATTCATTGGTGTAGAAATTATCAAAGGGTATATGCTTGGGAGCTCTAGGTGGACGAGTAGGCGAATAGGTCTTAGCTAAATCTGTTGTATTAATTACTTCCTGTCCTTCACCAATATCTAAACTACTAAAAGTAGGTATAAAATTAAATGAGGTTTCTAAAAAGGCATCTTCTATAGCCTGTGGCAATTGTACACCTAAGGCTTGAATATCATAAATGCCACCACCTGCATTGTCCAATGGCAACATATTTGATGAAGAGTATACGCTCTTTTCATCTATCAGAGGTTCATGAATGATAATGAAAAATTAAACCTCCTTTCTAATAAATATTTTCCCTTTGTATATCTCTTTTGATTGTTGGTTGGGTAAACCTTTCAAGTTAAATTGCAGGTGAATATCTGAATCTGTTGTCAAAACGGATGAAACAAGCTTTAATGGATTTATTGAAAATGCATTCAAAACTGTCAAAATGAAAGCTAATCCTGATTGAAAACCAACCGTATCATTAATATCTAGAAGTGTGGCGTTGTCGGCAAAACCTAATGGCGTACCACATTCTGAGCCATTGGCAATAGCAATGTTACGTATGCCATTTTGTTGAGGGTAACCCATATTACTGTATTCCGTAGCAAAGCTACTGTGCAATGTATTGGTGTCTATAGCAACATTCCCACCTGTGCCTTGTAATTGGTAAATCAACATTTGTTGGGCGGCAGGCGTTTGTAACAGTTCTAAGGCATTTTCAAGCTCTCGCACAAATTTTTTTATATCTACAACATCAACATCAAAAAGGCTAAGAAAGACCGGTATGTTTATGGTTTCCCCAACCAAATGCCTTACCATAGCTTGATACGCCAAAGGCACATTAGCTCCTTGATGCGGGGCATCATGGCTTATGTATAGCTTTGTGTCATGCGTTTCACTATTAAGTTCCATGTCGCGCAAGGCATAGCGGGCTATTAAGCCGCCCATACTCATGCCCAATACCACGTTTTGCTCCGTACTGCTTCCCTTTAAACCGTTAACCCAATCAATAACGGCTTCTACTACATAGGCATTACGTTGAATATAATCTGTACCGTTTACAAAGTCTATAAATACCAAATCGTAGTCTTCGGCTTCTATAGCATCATTCAAAGTATATAAAACTGCTGGATCTGGGTCTAAATCAACCTCTAATCCTCCTGGATCATCTCTATCAATTAGACTGCGATAATCAAACCTGCTATCTGGGTCAAAACCTTCCACCACGATTAGGGGCTTGGTGAGTTGCATATGCCCTGGTGCCAATTCAACGGTAACCAAAGCCGTACCTGCTATACCTTGCCATGTATTACCTGTTATAGGCTGTCTATTAAAAATAACATCAGTACCAGTACCATTGAAACGTGCAAAAAGCCCACCCTGAGGAGCTATATAATCCACCCAAATTTTAGAATGACTGTATAACGTTGGCCCACCACTATATACAAACTTTACCTTAAGTTCCTTTTCGCCTCCAGAGGTATAGCTTATGGTTTTAACTGCATTAATGGCAACGGTTTGGTAGCCCTGTCCGTTATCAAAATCTATTTGCAATTGGCTTAAGGTCAATCCAGAATTGGTGTATACCAAACTACTCGGCAGTTTGAAGGTAAATGTATCGCCCTGCAACTCATTTTTTAAGGGTGCTACACCAAAAATGGTCTTGGTGTCGTAGGGGTTTCTGCCAGATACATCATAGATGCGGTCATTGCTTACCGTAACATCCCCATTGCTTACCGCATTGGTTTTATATTGTTGGTAATTGTAATATTGTGCTGCCAGTAGCACATCTTCGGTACTATTGGCCTGTTGGGTTTTTAGGTTATCAAACACCACATCTGGCGCGGTCATATTTTGGGCCACTGTACCCACGCGCATGGTGTAAAGCGAACTGTAAAGGGATTGCCACTGGCTTTTATCCACTAGATTATTGGAACTTATAACGCCATTATAGGCTTCTGTCTCATTAAAACGAATGCCAAATTCCTTTAAGTAACCAGTGGTTACCTTGGTTTTATCAATGTTCCCAAAGATGTGTTGCATACGGTTGTAGTAGTTGTTTTGTGCATTGCCGTAAAAAAAGGCAATACAGAGCAGTGTAAAAACGAGTCGTTTTTTCATGATTAAAAATGGATTAAAAGGTTTAAGAATTATCTTAGGGAGTATATTTTACATCGAAACGTCCGTTTGTTATTTTTATATCTTCACAATCATTTGTAACAGTTGAAAATTCAAATGTTCCTGACAATATTAAGTTCTGACTATCTACATTAGAGAAGGTAATTGAACCCTCATATGCATCCTCAATATCATATTTACATTTATCTAAAACATTGAAGTTAGTATATTTAGAGAG
This genomic interval carries:
- a CDS encoding cytochrome C oxidase subunit IV family protein, whose amino-acid sequence is MGHGHNLAILRGLIKFKSNTQKIWGVLILLSIVTAVEVVLGIIKPESLMVSFLGMKLLNWIFIILTIVKAYYITWDFMHMRDETAGLRRAVVWTGIFLIIYLIFILLQEGGYVFSVYKDGFIKRDF
- a CDS encoding cytochrome c oxidase subunit 3, with amino-acid sequence MSTTVVNAEAEGKTWGGGNQPLKASYGKMMMWFFIVSDALTFSGFLAAYGFSRFKFIKEWPIADEVFTHFPFLHGVDAPMYYVAFMTFVLIMSSVTMVLAVDAGHHMNKAKVTIYMFLTIIGGLIFVGSQAWEWNTFIKGDYGAVQTKGGNILQFVDTEGERVALRDFAIADAHKERVQNTRDKGLWFTSEGSLPTYTVDEVLHGLEANENILVRTQIINEEGEKTVLSRAESIKQIKENGKVIVEGANLHANEYGSPLFADFFFFITGFHGFHVFSGVVINIIIFFNVVLGTYERRKSYEMVEKVGLYWHFVDLVWVFVFTFFYLV
- a CDS encoding cytochrome c oxidase subunit 3, with translation MDLTQGTPQEKQARAKKMMLWFGIISLIMSFMGWTSAFLVSSSRPDWLKDFQLPNAFITSTVLIIISSFAFIAAKKTLKQGNRAATTIWLLLTLTLGVFFIVFQFKGFQQIIDLGYNFTGPTSNVTMSYIYLIAVVHIMHVAAGIISLLVVIYNHFKQKYTAEQMLGFELSAIFWHFVDVLWVYLFLFLYFVR
- the cyoE gene encoding heme o synthase; the encoded protein is MDFKIMMVYFYKPIAKKLLWRIFALAKHDIALGRSKSSVATPSVISDFKEITKMRLSLSVVFSSLAGYLLGVETIDIQTLILLAFGGYFMVGASNGFNQIIEKDLDALMKRTKNRPIPSGRMSVNSAFVISSIFTILGIIILYTINKQTAMFGAISIFLYTCAYTPLKTMTPIAVFVGAIPGAIPFMLGWVAATDDFGIEPGTLFALQFFWQFPHFWAIGWFLFEDYEKAGFKMLPTGKQDKGTTVQTIMYTIWTIIVSIIPVFGFTGKLQLSVVAAITVFALGLGMLSYAVKLFKEMTAKAARQLMLASVLYITLVQIVYVVDKFIR
- a CDS encoding T9SS type A sorting domain-containing protein, with the translated sequence MLPLDNAGGGIYDIQALGVQLPQAIEDAFLETSFNFIPTFSSLDIGEGQEVINTTDLAKTYSPTRPPRAPKHIPFDNFYTNELTSEQHIQFTLNNSNWLMSELTDTPVSESCAFACGASINMSGNSFLCNGVTNNYSLTAGAESYFWQILSGGHLASLNGNNTQTVSLTTNNLNSTGKLILQGTLSSNRCSFSETIEKEIWVGAPQLASFIEFYNLNTGAMGYLCSYHNDNRYRFSLNGANGTINYEYKIKLWGSSTYTYISSLKTSNNNPIEGVMPNLIPGTYQFEIRFKNSCGWSPWFHYFVSYQDCSNPGMFRAYPNPTSSTLTIMNTQTSKDFASSPFEFSAMNRSAMVTSSRSVNTYRLFDFSGNLVISGQMDDETLIDVSKLKKGTYILKINANGEEETHQIVIE